From a single Calothrix sp. NIES-2098 genomic region:
- a CDS encoding 4Fe-4S ferredoxin iron-sulfur binding domain-containing protein → MALVNQRVDVPVIVDESKCLEKCRVCIEVCPLDVLAKNPETGKAYMKYDECWFCLPCEKECPTNAIKVQIPFLLR, encoded by the coding sequence ATGGCTTTAGTTAATCAAAGAGTAGATGTTCCTGTTATTGTGGATGAGTCTAAATGTTTAGAAAAATGTAGGGTTTGTATTGAAGTTTGTCCGCTTGATGTACTAGCTAAAAATCCCGAAACTGGCAAAGCTTATATGAAATATGATGAATGCTGGTTCTGTCTTCCTTGCGAAAAAGAATGTCCAACAAATGCAATTAAGGTGCAAATTCCTTTCTTGTTACGCTAA
- a CDS encoding HEAT repeat-containing PBS lyase — MSANIDSELNQWLEMLRSPDVSDRLVAVKTLQHLGDEAAIDALILALQDESTAVQKIAVTALWELANPAAVPALLPCLASTDAEVRSEALSALGELVSSEHLLVLLDALQQEDINLQLNVLILLRKIHDAQSLPAVLSFLKSEHPQLREAAVTTLSYLNQVQICPPALPLIGDRDDSVRRAAALTLGHFADVDIVNLLGNALTNDTDWQVRRNAAKSLALHTDVKIIPTVLISLKDAHWQVRKFAIQVLQKIPDIQSLPALIEALTDEYSDVRKEAAIALGNLGKIEGLNALKQALDDPDREVSIYAQRAIQKIGEQTKT; from the coding sequence ATGTCTGCAAATATAGATTCTGAATTAAATCAATGGTTGGAAATGTTGCGATCGCCTGATGTAAGCGATCGCCTCGTCGCAGTCAAAACGCTGCAACACTTGGGGGATGAGGCGGCTATTGATGCCCTAATTCTAGCTTTGCAAGATGAAAGCACCGCCGTGCAGAAAATCGCTGTGACTGCACTATGGGAACTTGCCAATCCCGCCGCCGTTCCGGCTTTATTACCATGTTTAGCTTCAACAGATGCAGAGGTTCGCAGTGAGGCACTGTCAGCGTTGGGGGAGTTGGTATCTTCTGAACATTTGCTGGTGTTATTGGATGCGTTACAGCAAGAAGATATCAACCTGCAACTGAACGTATTAATTTTGTTGCGAAAGATACACGATGCCCAGTCTCTTCCGGCGGTACTATCCTTCTTGAAATCAGAACATCCCCAACTACGAGAAGCGGCTGTCACTACTCTTAGCTATCTCAATCAAGTGCAGATATGCCCACCCGCCTTACCTTTAATCGGCGATCGCGATGATAGCGTGCGTCGTGCAGCTGCTCTTACCTTAGGTCATTTTGCCGATGTAGATATAGTAAATTTACTGGGTAATGCATTGACAAACGATACAGATTGGCAAGTGCGCCGCAATGCTGCTAAGTCTCTCGCACTTCATACTGATGTCAAAATTATTCCGACTGTACTAATTTCCTTGAAAGATGCACATTGGCAGGTGAGAAAATTTGCCATTCAAGTATTACAAAAAATTCCCGATATCCAGTCTTTACCCGCACTGATTGAAGCGCTAACAGATGAGTATTCAGATGTGAGAAAAGAAGCGGCGATCGCTCTGGGGAATTTGGGTAAAATTGAAGGTCTAAACGCTCTTAAACAAGCCCTAGACGATCCCGATCGGGAGGTTAGTATCTATGCACAAAGAGCAATTCAGAAGATTGGAGAGCAAACGAAAACATAA
- a CDS encoding putative transcriptional regulator has product MSIAKPQLINIANLPNTIISIRLITRNELPQLLSLYQHLNPADAPLPDEHILQSMWDEIINDPRLFYIVGDNAGKLVSTCNLAIVPNLTRGARSYGIIENVVTHTDYRKQGLGTQVLRYALNIAWQQKCYKVMLLTSSKREETLRFYEQAGFKRGVKTGFIALPPEKS; this is encoded by the coding sequence ATGTCTATAGCCAAACCGCAGTTAATTAACATTGCAAATTTGCCAAATACAATCATTAGTATTCGTTTAATTACACGCAATGAACTTCCACAACTTCTGAGTTTATATCAACATTTGAATCCAGCCGATGCGCCTTTACCTGATGAGCATATTTTGCAGTCGATGTGGGATGAAATTATAAACGATCCACGTCTTTTTTATATTGTTGGTGACAATGCTGGTAAGTTAGTATCGACGTGTAATCTAGCAATCGTTCCTAACCTGACACGCGGCGCACGTTCATATGGAATTATTGAAAATGTTGTTACTCATACCGATTATCGAAAACAGGGATTGGGTACACAGGTGCTACGTTATGCTTTAAATATTGCATGGCAACAAAAGTGTTACAAAGTCATGCTTTTAACCAGTTCAAAACGCGAGGAAACTTTGCGCTTTTATGAGCAAGCAGGATTCAAACGCGGCGTTAAAACTGGATTCATCGCTTTACCACCAGAGAAATCATAA
- a CDS encoding GCN5-related N-acetyltransferase, with translation MLPANIRKATESDAQAIAQILQELGWFAWLDSTSPQTTIRQIQQHITQCHANDSHSIYVAENAETQVVGYVAVHWLPCPFLPKPQAYISELFIHKAYRGKGIGKRLLETVTSEALMRGCLLLMLHNHKERESYQREFYRKQGWIERENIANFIYRLN, from the coding sequence ATGCTTCCTGCCAATATCAGAAAAGCTACAGAATCAGATGCACAGGCTATCGCCCAAATTCTGCAAGAATTGGGTTGGTTTGCATGGCTAGATTCAACTTCACCCCAAACAACTATTAGGCAAATCCAGCAACATATTACACAGTGTCATGCAAATGATAGTCACTCTATATATGTGGCAGAAAATGCTGAAACTCAGGTAGTCGGATATGTTGCAGTGCATTGGCTACCCTGTCCATTCTTGCCAAAACCTCAAGCTTATATATCCGAGTTATTCATTCATAAGGCTTATCGGGGAAAGGGAATCGGTAAAAGACTGCTAGAAACCGTCACATCAGAAGCACTAATGCGAGGGTGTTTGCTCTTGATGCTCCATAACCACAAAGAGAGAGAATCGTATCAACGCGAGTTTTATCGCAAACAAGGCTGGATTGAACGGGAAAATATCGCCAACTTTATCTATCGATTGAATTAA
- a CDS encoding ThiJ/PfpI domain-containing protein → MNAREKHPPISIGIVLFPNVTQLDFTGPYEVFAKLPNTQLYLLVETLEPIRSDRGLTFLPDTTFAQSPPLDVLFVPGGPGIDAKLEDREFLDFLKTQGEKARYITSVCTGSLLLAAAGLLQGYRATTHWLSLDLLGLFGVEVVEQRVVIDRDRITGGGVTSGIDFGLVIAAELFGEDIAQSIQLGIEYNPQPPFNSGSPHTASEVVINRVKAASQNRQDTRRQIIQKIVAQSQTPV, encoded by the coding sequence ATGAATGCTAGAGAAAAACATCCTCCTATATCAATAGGAATTGTACTGTTTCCTAATGTGACACAGTTAGATTTCACAGGGCCATATGAGGTTTTTGCCAAATTACCAAACACGCAATTATATCTGCTAGTAGAGACTCTAGAACCTATCCGAAGCGATCGCGGTTTGACTTTTTTACCTGACACCACCTTTGCTCAATCCCCACCTTTAGATGTGTTGTTTGTCCCCGGAGGGCCAGGTATTGATGCCAAATTGGAAGATCGGGAGTTTCTCGATTTTCTGAAAACGCAGGGAGAAAAAGCCCGCTACATAACATCCGTTTGCACTGGTTCTCTGCTGCTGGCTGCGGCGGGTTTACTCCAAGGCTATCGCGCTACTACTCACTGGCTATCTCTGGATTTGTTGGGGTTGTTTGGAGTTGAAGTAGTGGAACAGCGAGTTGTCATCGATCGCGATCGCATTACAGGCGGTGGTGTCACATCCGGAATTGACTTTGGATTGGTTATCGCGGCGGAACTATTTGGAGAAGATATTGCCCAATCAATTCAACTAGGTATAGAATACAATCCCCAACCGCCCTTTAATAGTGGTTCTCCCCACACTGCGTCAGAGGTTGTCATCAATAGGGTGAAAGCCGCTAGCCAAAATCGTCAAGACACACGTCGGCAAATCATCCAAAAGATAGTTGCCCAATCGCAAACTCCTGTCTAA
- a CDS encoding type 11 methyltransferase — protein sequence MTTTVSFDRVSDIYDATRGFPPGISEQVTDFILNLVSPTADTKFYETGIGTGRIAVPIAKRGYSYTGIDVSEKMLAELHQKLEGVSHKLTAIKGDATALPFDDNSFDVALVVHVFHLISAWKQALAEIRRVLKPRGVLLYTHGQANSASSGSEVNAQRWEFNERWKAILEGYGHPSPRYGATEEEVLAELEQQGGTLETQIAAQWRVEDTVSKLIENQENKIQSAAWSIPDEIFPHAIQDLRNWALERYGSLDYILPQEREFKIVVVRNWT from the coding sequence ATGACTACAACTGTTTCATTCGATCGAGTTTCTGATATTTACGATGCTACAAGAGGATTTCCACCAGGAATTTCTGAACAAGTGACAGATTTTATCCTCAATTTAGTTTCGCCAACAGCAGATACCAAGTTTTATGAAACGGGTATTGGTACTGGCAGAATTGCTGTACCAATTGCTAAAAGAGGCTATTCTTACACTGGTATAGATGTCTCAGAAAAGATGTTGGCTGAACTGCACCAAAAACTAGAGGGTGTGTCTCATAAACTAACAGCAATTAAAGGAGATGCTACTGCTTTACCCTTTGATGACAACTCCTTTGATGTGGCGTTAGTTGTTCACGTTTTTCACCTAATTTCTGCTTGGAAACAGGCGCTAGCAGAAATTCGTCGCGTCCTGAAACCACGTGGTGTTTTGCTCTATACTCACGGTCAGGCTAACTCTGCTAGTAGTGGCTCAGAAGTGAATGCACAGAGATGGGAATTTAATGAGCGTTGGAAAGCTATTTTAGAAGGCTATGGTCATCCTTCACCGCGTTACGGTGCGACAGAAGAAGAGGTGTTAGCAGAGTTAGAACAACAGGGTGGAACTTTAGAAACTCAAATTGCTGCTCAATGGCGAGTTGAAGATACTGTGAGTAAATTGATAGAAAATCAAGAAAATAAAATCCAAAGTGCAGCTTGGAGTATTCCTGATGAAATTTTTCCTCATGCTATTCAAGACTTGCGAAACTGGGCTTTAGAACGCTACGGTTCGCTGGATTATATTTTGCCTCAAGAACGTGAATTCAAGATTGTTGTAGTACGCAATTGGACTTAA
- a CDS encoding trans-aconitate 2-methyltransferase, with translation MPDKWNPELYERFQAQRSRPFYDLVDLIQHQENLRVLDLGCGTGKLTKYLHETLKAKETLGLDASEKMLSVAHEFAGNGLRFEQGLIEDNSGEGKFDVVFSNAALQWVTGHEVLFAQLRDKLQPGGQLAIQIPAMYDEPVHQLAVETAKEFSQELGGYIRQLEVLSPVAYAKLLYKLGFVKQQVKLQIYGHLLPSREAVVEWYRGTLLTAYETQLDTQTYEKFVERYQQKLFEILPDERPLFFPYKRILIWGSIS, from the coding sequence ATGCCGGATAAATGGAATCCAGAACTATACGAACGATTTCAAGCCCAAAGAAGTCGTCCGTTTTATGACTTAGTAGATTTGATACAACATCAAGAGAACCTAAGAGTTCTAGATTTAGGCTGTGGAACGGGAAAGTTAACCAAGTATCTGCATGAGACATTAAAAGCTAAGGAAACTCTGGGGCTCGATGCTTCCGAAAAAATGTTATCTGTAGCACATGAATTTGCAGGTAATGGGTTGCGGTTTGAGCAAGGACTAATTGAAGATAACTCAGGAGAAGGTAAGTTTGATGTCGTGTTTTCTAATGCTGCTTTACAGTGGGTGACAGGACACGAAGTATTATTTGCACAATTACGAGATAAGCTCCAACCTGGCGGACAGTTAGCTATACAAATACCAGCGATGTATGATGAGCCAGTACATCAGTTAGCAGTGGAAACGGCAAAAGAGTTTAGTCAGGAATTAGGGGGATATATACGGCAGTTAGAAGTACTTTCTCCAGTTGCTTATGCTAAATTGCTTTATAAATTGGGTTTTGTCAAGCAACAAGTAAAATTACAAATTTATGGTCATTTATTACCTTCACGAGAAGCTGTCGTGGAATGGTATCGCGGTACATTGTTAACAGCTTATGAGACGCAATTAGATACTCAAACTTATGAAAAATTCGTAGAAAGATATCAGCAAAAGTTATTCGAGATTCTACCTGATGAGCGCCCATTGTTTTTCCCCTATAAGCGTATCTTAATTTGGGGAAGTATTTCTTAA
- a CDS encoding HAD-superfamily hydrolase, subfamily IA, variant 1 translates to MPADAILFDLDGTLTDAKPGITRSIQYALLELGYTPPDADDLGWYIGPPIQETFSLLLKTTDEKLLTQAISLYRDRFSTIGLFENLLYPQIPETLTAIRVAGYKTFVATSKPYIYTIRIIEHFGLSSLFDGVYGSELDGTRSVKGDLIGHILLTENLSPSTVIMVGDRKHDMIGAKHHQVTAIGVTYGYGTEEELKTHGADFIAYSPEDISKLVIRNGSKK, encoded by the coding sequence ATGCCTGCCGACGCTATCCTGTTCGATCTAGATGGGACTTTGACAGATGCCAAGCCTGGTATCACTCGTAGCATTCAGTATGCGCTGTTAGAACTTGGTTACACGCCACCAGATGCTGATGATTTAGGTTGGTATATTGGCCCGCCAATTCAAGAGACTTTTTCGCTGTTATTGAAAACTACAGATGAAAAGTTACTGACACAGGCTATTTCACTGTACCGCGATCGCTTTTCCACGATTGGATTATTTGAAAATCTTCTTTATCCCCAAATTCCCGAAACTTTAACAGCTATTCGCGTTGCTGGTTATAAAACCTTTGTCGCAACTTCTAAGCCTTACATTTATACCATCCGTATTATTGAACATTTTGGTTTATCGTCGCTGTTTGATGGTGTTTACGGTAGCGAACTTGATGGAACCCGCAGTGTTAAAGGCGACTTAATTGGGCATATTTTACTGACAGAGAATCTTTCACCTTCTACTGTGATTATGGTAGGCGATCGCAAACACGACATGATTGGAGCCAAGCACCATCAAGTTACAGCAATTGGTGTCACTTATGGCTATGGAACTGAGGAGGAATTAAAAACTCACGGTGCTGATTTTATTGCTTATTCTCCAGAAGATATTTCTAAACTTGTAATTCGTAATGGCTCCAAAAAATAA
- a CDS encoding xenobiotic compound monooxygenase, DszA family, A subunit — MSQKKQLKLGAFLPDAGHHVAAWRHPQAQADGGLNFQHYKRLAQTAERAKFDMVFLADGLAVWDRGQGKEAFSRSGQFSVHFEPLTLLSALSVVTERIGLVATASTTYDEPFHLARKFASLDYLSGGRAGWNVVTSSAEAAAKNFSREQHLEHALRYERATELLEVVTKLWDSWEDDAFIRDKESGVYFHPEKLHIPNHKGKNFSVRGPLNVARPIQGYPVIVQAGSSEAGQELAAQTAEVIFTAQQTLKEAQVFYSSVKSRLAKYGRSPEHLKIMPGVFPVIGKTEQEAKEKYEQLQDLIHPSVGLGLLSGLIGGHDLTKYPLDGPLPDIPDTNAGKSRLQLIKDLAQRENLTIRQLYLWIAGARGHRTILGTPEQIADQLEDWLINDGADGFNIMPPWLPGGLDEFVEFVIPELQRRGIFRTEYEGRTLRENLGLPRPVNQFSKVTSPELAGANQ, encoded by the coding sequence ATGAGTCAGAAAAAACAACTAAAACTAGGTGCATTTCTCCCAGACGCAGGTCATCATGTAGCAGCTTGGCGACATCCCCAAGCCCAAGCAGACGGAGGACTGAATTTTCAGCATTACAAACGACTGGCACAGACAGCTGAACGAGCTAAATTTGACATGGTTTTCCTTGCAGATGGTTTAGCCGTTTGGGATCGGGGGCAAGGAAAAGAGGCTTTTAGCCGTTCGGGACAATTCAGCGTCCATTTTGAACCACTAACTTTATTGTCGGCTTTGTCTGTGGTGACAGAGCGTATAGGTTTAGTAGCAACGGCATCAACCACATATGACGAACCCTTTCACCTCGCCCGCAAGTTTGCCTCACTAGATTATCTCAGTGGCGGTCGTGCTGGCTGGAATGTTGTCACTTCCTCTGCTGAAGCCGCAGCGAAAAACTTTAGCCGAGAACAGCATTTAGAACACGCACTGCGCTACGAGAGAGCAACAGAACTTTTAGAGGTTGTCACCAAGCTTTGGGATAGTTGGGAAGATGATGCCTTTATCCGCGATAAAGAATCAGGCGTTTACTTCCATCCTGAGAAACTACACATTCCTAACCACAAAGGTAAAAATTTCTCGGTACGCGGGCCGTTGAATGTTGCTCGTCCTATCCAAGGGTATCCAGTGATTGTGCAAGCTGGTTCTTCTGAAGCAGGTCAAGAACTCGCCGCCCAAACCGCAGAGGTGATTTTCACTGCCCAACAAACTTTAAAAGAAGCACAGGTTTTTTACTCTAGTGTCAAAAGCAGACTAGCGAAATACGGACGTTCTCCCGAACATCTCAAAATTATGCCTGGTGTATTTCCCGTGATTGGCAAAACTGAGCAAGAAGCCAAGGAGAAATACGAGCAACTTCAAGATTTAATTCATCCGTCAGTAGGGTTAGGCCTGCTTTCCGGTCTCATAGGTGGGCATGATTTAACGAAATATCCCTTGGACGGGCCGCTACCAGATATCCCAGATACCAATGCGGGCAAAAGCCGTTTGCAACTAATTAAAGACCTCGCCCAGAGAGAGAATTTGACTATTCGGCAACTATATCTATGGATTGCTGGCGCACGCGGACATCGCACAATTCTCGGTACACCAGAGCAAATTGCCGACCAGCTAGAAGACTGGTTGATTAACGATGGCGCTGATGGATTCAACATCATGCCACCTTGGTTGCCTGGTGGTTTGGATGAATTTGTCGAGTTTGTCATTCCCGAACTGCAACGCCGAGGTATATTCCGTACTGAGTACGAAGGGCGGACTCTGCGAGAAAATCTCGGTTTACCCCGTCCGGTTAACCAGTTCAGCAAAGTTACATCCCCTGAACTCGCTGGCGCAAATCAGTAA
- a CDS encoding xenobiotic compound monooxygenase, DszA family, A subunit, with protein sequence MTTKNKQLRLGAFLHPTGHHIAAWRHPNAQANPLDFQHYKQLAQTAERGKFDMIFLADGVAVRDRNNNPEVLSLNGKLVHFEPLTLLSALSAVTENIGLVATASTTYNEPFHIARKFASLDYLSGGRAGWNVVTSGTEAEAKNFNREQHLEHALRYERAKEFVEVVTKLWDSWEDDAFLRDKDSGIYFEADKLHVPNYKGKHFSVRGPLNVARPIQGYPVIVQAGSSEAGQELAAETAEVIFTAQQTLKEAQEFYASVKGRLAKYGRSPDHLKIMPGIFPVIGRTEQEAKEKYEQLQELVHPQVGLGLLAWVYGGKELSGYPLDGPPPEFPEDTNGSKSRLKLVSDLANRENLTLRELYLAIAGARGHRTIWGTPQQIADQLEEWFLNDGADGFNIMPPYLPGGLEEFVDLVIPELQSRGLFRTEYEGQSLRENLGLPRPVNQFATITNSSELAGVSA encoded by the coding sequence ATGACTACAAAAAACAAACAACTGAGACTAGGTGCATTTCTACATCCGACTGGACATCATATAGCAGCTTGGCGACATCCTAACGCTCAGGCCAACCCTCTCGATTTCCAGCATTACAAGCAACTAGCACAGACAGCCGAACGAGGAAAATTTGATATGATTTTCCTGGCAGATGGGGTAGCTGTACGAGACCGGAATAATAACCCAGAAGTGTTGAGCCTTAACGGTAAGCTCGTACACTTTGAACCTCTTACCCTACTGTCGGCCTTGTCCGCAGTTACAGAAAATATTGGCTTAGTAGCAACAGCCTCCACCACCTACAACGAACCTTTTCACATCGCCCGAAAGTTTGCATCGCTAGATTATTTAAGTGGTGGTCGTGCTGGCTGGAATGTTGTCACCTCTGGTACAGAAGCCGAAGCCAAGAACTTCAATCGGGAACAGCACTTAGAACACGCATTACGCTACGAACGTGCAAAGGAGTTTGTCGAAGTCGTCACTAAACTCTGGGATAGTTGGGAAGATGATGCTTTCCTGCGAGACAAAGACTCAGGGATTTACTTTGAAGCTGATAAGTTGCACGTTCCCAACTACAAAGGCAAACATTTCTCTGTCCGCGGGCCGTTGAATGTTGCTCGTCCTATCCAAGGGTATCCAGTGATTGTCCAAGCTGGGTCTTCGGAAGCTGGTCAAGAACTCGCCGCCGAAACCGCGGAAGTCATATTCACAGCCCAGCAAACTTTAAAAGAAGCACAGGAATTTTATGCCAGCGTCAAAGGAAGGCTGGCAAAATATGGACGTTCTCCCGATCATCTCAAGATTATGCCAGGGATATTCCCAGTTATTGGTAGAACTGAGCAGGAAGCGAAGGAAAAATACGAGCAACTTCAAGAGTTAGTTCATCCGCAAGTGGGACTGGGGTTACTAGCATGGGTATACGGTGGTAAGGAGCTATCCGGCTATCCTTTAGACGGGCCGCCGCCAGAATTTCCTGAAGATACCAACGGTAGTAAGAGCCGCTTGAAGCTGGTGTCTGATTTGGCTAATAGAGAAAACTTGACCTTGAGAGAATTATACTTGGCGATCGCAGGCGCAAGAGGTCATAGAACTATTTGGGGTACACCACAACAAATTGCCGACCAATTAGAAGAATGGTTTTTAAACGATGGGGCTGATGGCTTTAATATTATGCCGCCTTATTTACCTGGTGGTTTAGAAGAGTTTGTAGATTTAGTCATTCCCGAATTACAAAGCCGCGGTCTATTCCGCACAGAGTACGAAGGTCAAAGCCTACGCGAGAACTTGGGATTACCCCGACCAGTAAATCAGTTCGCGACAATTACCAACTCCTCTGAATTAGCAGGTGTATCCGCATAA
- a CDS encoding short-chain dehydrogenase/reductase SDR: MSLDLQLSGKTAIVTGGSAGIGLAIAKALYSEGVNVAIAARNPERLENAVSTIQSLPTPGAKVISISADLTQAESVERVVSTTLAQFGQIDILINNAGSARAGSFLDLSDDAFVDAWNLKLLGYIRLVRAVVPHLKSRRDGRIINIIGGAGRTPRPGFLPGGTTNAALLNFTRGISKELAKDNIRINAISPGLTATERAETLAKQNAQARGVSVEEIKTESLQSIPLGKIVKPEEIAALALFLVSDLASSITGAEILVDGGNTPGV; the protein is encoded by the coding sequence ATGAGCTTAGATCTACAACTATCAGGTAAAACAGCAATTGTCACAGGTGGTAGTGCGGGTATTGGTTTAGCGATCGCCAAAGCGCTCTATAGTGAAGGTGTAAATGTAGCGATCGCAGCTCGGAATCCAGAACGGTTAGAGAATGCCGTCAGCACTATCCAATCTCTACCCACACCAGGGGCGAAAGTCATTTCTATCAGTGCCGATTTAACTCAAGCAGAAAGTGTCGAGCGAGTTGTTTCCACCACATTGGCACAGTTTGGACAGATTGATATCTTAATCAACAATGCAGGTTCAGCCCGTGCAGGCTCTTTCCTTGACTTGAGCGATGATGCTTTTGTGGATGCCTGGAACCTGAAATTACTAGGCTATATCCGTTTGGTTAGAGCCGTTGTACCCCATCTCAAAAGTCGGCGTGATGGGCGAATTATCAATATTATCGGTGGTGCTGGACGCACGCCTCGACCGGGGTTCCTTCCAGGCGGTACGACAAATGCTGCCCTATTGAACTTCACGCGCGGCATCTCTAAAGAACTAGCCAAAGATAATATTCGCATTAACGCCATCTCACCCGGTCTGACAGCAACAGAACGTGCAGAAACTTTGGCAAAGCAAAATGCTCAGGCCCGTGGTGTGAGTGTAGAAGAAATTAAAACAGAATCCTTGCAATCTATTCCTTTAGGGAAAATAGTCAAACCGGAAGAAATAGCTGCACTAGCTTTATTTTTAGTATCTGACCTGGCCTCTTCAATTACAGGTGCAGAGATTCTCGTTGATGGTGGAAACACCCCTGGTGTTTAG
- a CDS encoding HAD family hydrolase: MDEFKLVIFDCDGVLVDSELIANVILLEMVNEIGLFLTLEEVFNICAGKSTARCLEIVQNMLGHPLPDNFVTEFEQRTMQAFIKNLKPVQGIHDVLTKLNLPYCVASNSSHKWIRQALLKTNLLAYFSGKIFSASGIIRSKPHPDVFLYAAEKMGVSPQECVVIEDTPTGVMAGVNAGMTVFGYAKLMKPRKLREVGASVVFHDMNLLPELLEQHNHYIVKTAIAI; this comes from the coding sequence ATGGATGAATTCAAGTTAGTAATTTTTGATTGTGATGGTGTTCTTGTAGATAGCGAACTTATCGCTAATGTGATTTTATTGGAAATGGTTAATGAAATAGGATTATTTCTAACTTTAGAAGAAGTTTTCAATATTTGTGCTGGTAAATCTACGGCTCGATGTCTAGAAATTGTGCAAAATATGCTTGGTCATCCTTTACCAGATAATTTTGTCACGGAATTTGAACAACGAACGATGCAAGCTTTCATCAAAAATCTAAAACCAGTGCAAGGAATCCATGATGTTTTAACTAAGCTAAATCTTCCTTATTGTGTAGCATCAAATAGCAGTCATAAGTGGATACGGCAAGCTTTATTGAAAACAAATTTACTTGCTTATTTTTCAGGAAAAATATTTTCTGCTTCTGGAATTATACGTAGTAAACCACACCCAGATGTATTTTTATATGCAGCCGAAAAGATGGGAGTTTCTCCACAAGAATGTGTAGTTATTGAAGATACACCAACAGGAGTTATGGCTGGAGTTAATGCCGGAATGACTGTATTTGGTTATGCAAAATTGATGAAGCCGAGAAAACTCCGTGAAGTCGGTGCATCTGTTGTATTTCATGATATGAATCTGTTACCAGAATTGCTTGAGCAGCACAATCATTATATTGTTAAGACTGCTATTGCAATTTAG
- a CDS encoding alcohol dehydrogenase: MSKIRAVVVDPSVSGRLVLRDVDAPIPAANEAVIRVAAISLNRGEIRRSTTAEAGWRPGWDLAGVVETPAANGSGPAVGTRVVGLLRGGAWGELVSVPTHSLAELPPSVSFAQAATLPVAGLTAYHALLKGGSVLGRSVLITGASGGVGYFTIQLARLSGAKVVAHIRRPEYESFVKDAGAHSVIIGENISPTDESAPYDLIVESVGGKTLGTALGLLAQDATVVLFGVSGGAEVTFNAQQFFATGGASLYGLILFHELQRESAAIGLQRLLRLVEAGQLRPHIDIEGDWTQIADVAQKLLDRTYPGKAVLNISN, encoded by the coding sequence ATGAGTAAAATACGTGCAGTTGTAGTCGATCCCAGTGTATCCGGGCGTTTGGTACTGCGTGATGTAGATGCACCTATCCCCGCTGCTAACGAAGCCGTGATTCGAGTCGCAGCCATTTCCCTGAATCGAGGAGAAATCAGACGTTCTACCACCGCAGAAGCAGGTTGGCGGCCTGGTTGGGATTTGGCAGGTGTAGTAGAAACCCCGGCTGCTAATGGTTCAGGCCCAGCAGTCGGAACAAGAGTTGTCGGTTTACTTCGTGGTGGTGCTTGGGGAGAATTGGTGTCAGTTCCAACTCACTCGCTAGCAGAATTGCCACCGTCAGTATCTTTTGCTCAAGCTGCCACATTACCAGTAGCAGGTTTAACTGCCTATCATGCTCTACTCAAAGGTGGTTCAGTTTTAGGACGCTCAGTATTAATTACAGGTGCATCTGGTGGCGTAGGCTACTTTACAATTCAACTAGCACGGCTGAGTGGTGCAAAGGTAGTGGCACATATTCGCCGCCCAGAATACGAGTCTTTTGTTAAAGATGCTGGTGCTCATTCTGTAATCATTGGTGAGAACATTTCACCAACAGACGAATCTGCACCTTATGACTTAATTGTCGAGTCAGTAGGTGGCAAAACTTTAGGAACAGCCCTAGGTTTGTTGGCACAAGACGCTACTGTTGTGTTGTTTGGTGTATCTGGAGGAGCAGAAGTAACATTCAATGCGCAGCAGTTTTTTGCGACAGGTGGCGCAAGTTTGTACGGTTTAATATTGTTCCACGAATTACAACGAGAATCAGCTGCGATCGGACTCCAACGGCTTTTGCGTTTAGTAGAAGCAGGACAATTGCGTCCTCACATTGATATTGAAGGTGATTGGACACAAATAGCCGATGTTGCACAAAAATTATTGGATAGAACCTATCCCGGCAAGGCAGTATTGAACATTTCTAATTAA